The genomic interval CGTGGTGCAGTACTTCGAGCGGCAGGGCCAGGCGGACACGTTCTTCGCCATCGGCCTCAACACCCGCGGCAATGGCGACTGGGTGGCCGACGGCATCGCGAAGTACGCGAAGGAGGCCGGCATCGACCTGGTCGGCAACGTGCTGTCCGACCCGGCCGAGTCCAACTTCCTGCCGCTGGTCAGCCAGGTGAAGCAGGCCGCCCCGGCGAGCCTCGTGATCGCAGACCCGGCGCCGATCACGGCGTCGATCCTCGCGGCCGCAGAGCAGCAGGACGCCAAGGGCGACATCCCGTGGGCCTGCACGGCCTCGTGCTACGACGCCCAGTTCGGCACGCAGATCGGCGACTACTGGGAGGGGTTCGTGGCCAACTCCGAGCTGGCGCTGGTCACGGCCGACGGGAAGGACTCGAACGCCTGGCGCGCCGGCATGGACCAGTACGCCGCCCCGGACGCGCCGCGCGACACGTTCAGCCAGGCCGGCTGGCTCGCGGCGAAGATCTTCGTCGACGCCCTGCTGCCGCTCGACGCGGACACCCTGGACCGCACGACGGTGTCCGACGCGCTGCTCGGGGTCAAGGGCTACACCTCCGACCTGCTGTGCTCCCCCTGGTACTTCGGGGTGGCCGACGAGCACCACGCCAACCACGCCACGCGCATGGCGAAGATCGAGAACGGCCAGTACGTCGAGCTCGAGGGCTGCCAGGACGTCGCCGACCCCGACATGGCCGGCATCCTCGAGCGCGAGCAGTCCGAGGGCCTGCTCGTCGCCGGCTGAGGCCGCCCGATGAACCTGCTTCCCTTCGTCGTCGCCGGGCTCGTCATCGGGTCGGTGTACGCGCTGTCCGGCGTCGGGGTCCTGGTGCTCTACCGCACCACGGGCGTACTGAACTTCGCCCACGGTGCCCTCGGCGCCCTGGCGGCGATGCTGGCGTGGCAGACCATCGGGCTGCGGATGCAGCCCCCGGTCGCGATCGCCGTCGGCGTCGCGGCGGGGGCTGCGGTCGCCCTGCTGTTCGGGCTGGTCGCCGGGCCGTTCCTCGCCCGGATCGACCCGCTGCGCAAGGCGATCGCGACCCTCGGCCTGGCCCTCGCCCTGCTGGGCGTGATGCTGTTCACCTGGAACGACAAGGCGCGCACGCTGCGGCTGGACACCAGCCGGATCTCGTTCGGGATCGCCGGCGCCCGGGTCAACCTCACGCAGATCATCTGCCTGGTGCTGGCGCTGCTCGTCGTGGTCGGCACGCTCAGCGCGCTGCGCTGGACCTCGGTCGGCACCTCGATGCGAGCCCTGGCCAGCGACCGTGAGCTCGCCGCCGTCGTGGGCACCAACGTGCGCCTGGTGGAGAACCTGGCCTGGGCGATCTCCGGCGCCATCGCCGGAGTCTCCGGCGTCCTCCTGGCCGATCAGACCCGCCTGGAGCCCGCCTTCCTCACCTTCCTCATCATCCCGGAGCTTGCCGCCGTGGTCATCGGTCGGTTCACCTCGCTGTGGCTGACCCTCGCCGGCGGCCTCGCCATCGGGCTGGGGCAGTCGCTGGTCTCCGCCTATCCGTCGGTCAGCGCGTTCAGCACGGCCGTGCCGTTCGTCGTCGCGACGCTCGTGATCCTGGCCGCCACCAGGCGCCGCCCCGTCACCGTGGCGGTGGTGCGCGCATGACCACCCTGACCCTCAAGCGGCCCGACGTGCGCGGCGCCCTCGTCGGGCTCGTCGTCGGCCTCGTCGTGGTAGCCGTCCTGCCTGCCGTCCCCGGCATCGGCAGCGGGCTCTCGCTGCGCACGCTCACCGTCAGTGCCATCTACTCCCTCGCTGCGGCCGGGGTCGGCGTGCTGTACGGGCGCCTCGGGCTCGTCTCGATCATGCAGGTGGGCCTGGTCGCCGTGGGCGGCTGGGTGAACCTGCGGATCTACCACGCCACCCACCTGCCGTTCGAGGTGGTCATGCTCCTCGCGGCACTGGTCACCGCGGTCATCGGCACGCTCGTGGGCCTGCCCGCGCTGCGCCTGTCCGGCCTCAGCCTGGCGATCGCGACGCTCATGGTGGCCGGGGCGCTCGAGGTGCTGGTCACCTACGCCGGCTTCCCCAACGGCGGCGACGGCTACCTCGGCCGCGTCTCGGGCGGCACGCTCGCAGTGATCATGCCGCGGCCCGGCCTCGGCGAGTCCGACGCCGCGTTCTTCCGGTACGTCGGCGTGGTCGTCGTCATCGTCTTCGCCGTGCTGCGCTGGCTGCTCATGGTGCGGCCCGGCCGCACCTGGGCGGCGATCCGGCAGGGCGAGGCGGGCGCCGTGTCGCTCGGCATCAACACCGTCGCGCACCGCCTCTTCGCCCTGGCCGTGACCAGCTTCGTCACCGGCATCGCGGGCGCCCTGCTCGCGGCGACGTCGGGCATCCTCGACCCCGCCTCGTTCAAGGCCCAGCAGTCGGTGCTGCTGTTCGCCACGGTGCTCATCGGCGGCACGTTCTCGCTGTTCGGCGCGGTGATCGGTGGCCTGTTCTTCTACGCCGTGCCTCAGCTGCTCAACGCCGCGGGCCTCAACGGCAACCTCGTCTTCGTCGTGCTCGGCCTGGGGCTGGTGCAGGCCATCACCACGGCGCAGGCCGGGATCGCCGGCCAGCTCGGCGGGCTCTGGCGCCGGCTGTCCCGGCCACGGCGGCCGCGAGCCGACGACGCCCCGCCCGCCGGCCCGACGTCGGCGCCGACGTCGCGGGACCCCGCCGCCCCCGACTCGAGCGGCACGGAGGTGACCGCATGACCCTCACGCTGTCCGGGATCACGGTGCGCTACGGCGGCGTCACCCCGCTCGACGACGTCTCCATGACCTTCGAGTCCGGCGTCTGCGGGATCATCGGCCCCAACGGTGCGGGCAAGACCACCACGTTCAACGTGCTGTCGGGGTTTGCCCTGCCCGCGGCGGGCACCGTGGACCTCGACGGCGACGACCTGCTCGCGGTCGCCCCGCACCGCCGCGCCCGCTGGGGGCTGCGTCGCTCGTTCCAGCAGGTTCAGGTGGTGCGCACCCTCACCGCCCGCGAGAACGTGCTGCTCGCCGCCGAGCACTCCGGGGCCGGGGCCACCGACGTCGACCGCGCCCTGGACTACGTAGGGCTGACGCGGGTGCACCGCCACGGCTCCGAGCTGACCCAGTTCGAGCGCCGGCTTGTGGACCTCGCCACCTGCGTGGTCGGCTCGCCGCGCCTGGTGCTGCTGGACGAGCCCGCCGCCGGGCTCGACCCGGGCGAGTCGGACCAGCTGCTCGGACTCATCACCCAGATCCCCGCGCAGGTGGGCGCGCTGGTGCTGCTCGTCGACCACGACATGGACCTGGTGCGCGCCGCGTGCGCCAACGTCGTCGTGCTCGACTTCGGCAAGCGCATCGCTGCGGGACCCACCCTCGAGGTGCTCGCCTCGCCCCCGGTGCGCAAGGCGTACCTGGGCATCGACGAGGAGGTGTCCGCGTGACCACCCTGGAGCTCCACGGGCTGCGCGTCCGCCGCGGCGGACGCGACGTCGTCCACGGGATCGACCTGACGGTCAACGAGGGCGAGGTGACCGCACTGCTCGGGGCGAACGGCGCGGGCAAGTCCTCGACCGTCCTCGGCGTCGCAGGCCTCGAACGGGACACTGCAGGGTCGGTGACCGTGGACGGCACCCCGATCCGCGGCCTGGCCCCCAATCGCGTGCGGCGTGCCGGGGTGGCCACCATGCAGGAAGGGCACCGGGTGTTCGGGGACATCTCGGTGGCCGACAACCTGCGCATCGCCGCGCTGCTCCTGCCCTCACCGGCCCGCAGCGGGGCGGTGGAGGAGGTGCTCGCGCTCTTCCCCGAGCTCGAGACCCTGGCCGACAGGCCGGCCGGGTCCCTGTCCGGAGGGCAGCAGCAGATGCTCGCCCTCGCCACGGCCCTCGCCGCGCGGCCGCGATTCCTGGTGATCGACGAGATGTCGCTCGGCCTCGCTCCCCTCGTCGTCGCCCGGCTGGTGCCCGCGCTGCGGCAGGTGGCCGAGAGCGGCGTCGGCGTGCTGCTCATCGAACAGTTCACCCAGGTCGCGCTCGAGCTGGCCACCCGCGTGACCGTGCTCGCCCAGGGGCTCGTGACGCTCGAGGCCCCGGCGTCCGAGCTGCGGGCACACCCCGAACGGCTCACCGCCGCGTACCGACTGACGGCATGACCTATCGAGAGGAGACGGCGATGACCGAGTACGACGTTCTCGTGGTGGGAGCAGGGACGGCAGGAAGCATCGTGGGACGCCGCCTGGCGGATGCCGGACGCACCGTCGCGATTCTCGAGGCCGGCGGGACCAACCGCGACGACGCGGTCCAGGACGTCAGCCGCCTGCTCCAGCTGTGGCACACCGAGAAGGACTGGGACTACTTCACGGTGCCGCAGCAGCACGCCGCCGGGCGCCGCCTCCACCTTCCGCGCGGCAAGGTGCTGGGCGGCTCGCACTCCCTCAACGCGGCGATCTGGGTGCGGTGCGCCCCGCAGGACTTCGACGGCTGGGCCGCAGAGGGGTGCACCGGCTGGTCCTGGGCCGACGTCGAACCTGTGTACCGGCGCATCGAGGACTGGCACGGCGACGCCGACCCGGCCCGCGGCACCGACGGCCCGCTGCCGGTGGCCCCCAACGAGCCGCTGCACCCGGTGCAGCAGTCGATCCTCAAGGCCGCCGGACAGGCGGGCCTGCCGGTGAACGCCGACTACAACGTGGGCCCGCTCGACGGCATCGCCGTCCAGCAGGTCACCGTGGCCGGCGGCGAGCGCATCACGACGTGGGACGCCTACGCCGCACCCGCCGTCGCCGAGGGACGGCTCACCCTGCTCACCGGCGCCCTCGTCCACCGTGTGCTGTTCGACGGCGCTCGCGCCACGGGCGTCGAGCTGGCCGACGGCCAGGTGC from Xylanimonas allomyrinae carries:
- a CDS encoding ABC transporter ATP-binding protein, giving the protein MTLTLSGITVRYGGVTPLDDVSMTFESGVCGIIGPNGAGKTTTFNVLSGFALPAAGTVDLDGDDLLAVAPHRRARWGLRRSFQQVQVVRTLTARENVLLAAEHSGAGATDVDRALDYVGLTRVHRHGSELTQFERRLVDLATCVVGSPRLVLLDEPAAGLDPGESDQLLGLITQIPAQVGALVLLVDHDMDLVRAACANVVVLDFGKRIAAGPTLEVLASPPVRKAYLGIDEEVSA
- a CDS encoding branched-chain amino acid ABC transporter permease, with the protein product MTTLTLKRPDVRGALVGLVVGLVVVAVLPAVPGIGSGLSLRTLTVSAIYSLAAAGVGVLYGRLGLVSIMQVGLVAVGGWVNLRIYHATHLPFEVVMLLAALVTAVIGTLVGLPALRLSGLSLAIATLMVAGALEVLVTYAGFPNGGDGYLGRVSGGTLAVIMPRPGLGESDAAFFRYVGVVVVIVFAVLRWLLMVRPGRTWAAIRQGEAGAVSLGINTVAHRLFALAVTSFVTGIAGALLAATSGILDPASFKAQQSVLLFATVLIGGTFSLFGAVIGGLFFYAVPQLLNAAGLNGNLVFVVLGLGLVQAITTAQAGIAGQLGGLWRRLSRPRRPRADDAPPAGPTSAPTSRDPAAPDSSGTEVTA
- a CDS encoding ABC transporter substrate-binding protein; its protein translation is MRPWHRREGHGRADQGRGGRHGVGRRGLLVLPKSAKAYFDCVNDNGGINGRPIQFEFGDDALDPTKTAQLAAGYAADTDVVALVGDATFVGCDVANVEYAKAGLYSITGVGVPQACFESSNIAPVNAGPRTSALHVVQYFERQGQADTFFAIGLNTRGNGDWVADGIAKYAKEAGIDLVGNVLSDPAESNFLPLVSQVKQAAPASLVIADPAPITASILAAAEQQDAKGDIPWACTASCYDAQFGTQIGDYWEGFVANSELALVTADGKDSNAWRAGMDQYAAPDAPRDTFSQAGWLAAKIFVDALLPLDADTLDRTTVSDALLGVKGYTSDLLCSPWYFGVADEHHANHATRMAKIENGQYVELEGCQDVADPDMAGILEREQSEGLLVAG
- a CDS encoding branched-chain amino acid ABC transporter permease, whose protein sequence is MNLLPFVVAGLVIGSVYALSGVGVLVLYRTTGVLNFAHGALGALAAMLAWQTIGLRMQPPVAIAVGVAAGAAVALLFGLVAGPFLARIDPLRKAIATLGLALALLGVMLFTWNDKARTLRLDTSRISFGIAGARVNLTQIICLVLALLVVVGTLSALRWTSVGTSMRALASDRELAAVVGTNVRLVENLAWAISGAIAGVSGVLLADQTRLEPAFLTFLIIPELAAVVIGRFTSLWLTLAGGLAIGLGQSLVSAYPSVSAFSTAVPFVVATLVILAATRRRPVTVAVVRA
- a CDS encoding ABC transporter ATP-binding protein → MTTLELHGLRVRRGGRDVVHGIDLTVNEGEVTALLGANGAGKSSTVLGVAGLERDTAGSVTVDGTPIRGLAPNRVRRAGVATMQEGHRVFGDISVADNLRIAALLLPSPARSGAVEEVLALFPELETLADRPAGSLSGGQQQMLALATALAARPRFLVIDEMSLGLAPLVVARLVPALRQVAESGVGVLLIEQFTQVALELATRVTVLAQGLVTLEAPASELRAHPERLTAAYRLTA